GTGGATATCTCCAATAATATCGACTTTCATGGTGTCCTCCTAAAAAGTTTTGTTAAATTCATCTATTTTTCTTGCGTTTTCTTTCTTTTTCCTTTAAAAAGGTAAATAAAGTGTCAAAGTCAAAGGTAGAATTTTATATAAGGACAGTAGGTGGAGATTTGTTAGTATATAAAGGTCTTCCATTTTAAGTATAGCCTTTTTGGTGTAGGAAAACGGAATAAAAAGTATTATGTTTTTTATAAAAAGATGGTATAATCGACAGAAGTTCTTTGGCAATCCCCATCGAACATAATGATGTGAGAGGACGAATCAGCATATAGTAATACAAATCGTTTGTCAAAAAAGTATGGGAAAAGAAGTAGGGAAAGGAGAATGGGGATGGAGCAACATGCATCAGTTACATCACTCGTTATCGTTATTTTAGTGGCCTTCATCACGCCCATTTTGTTACATCGATTAAAATTAAACGCTATTCCTGTCGTGATTGCAGAAATTATTATGGGTTTGTTTATCGGAAAAAGTGGATTTGACCTTGTCGAACCTGACATGTGGCTAGAGACATTATCTACCCTCGGATTCATTTTTTTAATGTTTTTAAGTGGGTTAGAAATTGATTTCTCGGCTTTTTCGAACGGGAAAAAACGAGAAAAATTACCGAATGGAAAAGAAGAACCGAACCGTTTTCTCGTTTCAATGATCGTCTTTATTGGAATTTTTCTTGTGTCATTAGCGTTGTCATACGTGTTTGTTCTGTTAGGTCTTATAGATAACGTCTTATTAATGACCATAATTATTTCCACCATTTCTCTTGGTGTGGTCGTACCAACGTTAAAAGAAGCACATATTATGAAGTCACCTATTGGTCAAACGATTTTGCTTATTGCGGTGATTGCTGATTTAGTGACGATGATCTTACTCGCTTTGTTCGTGTCGTTAAATGATACTGGACACGGTAATATGTTTTTATTACTTCTTTTGTTTGGAGCGTGTGTTTTCTTCTATATCTTTGCCAAACGATTCCGAAACAAAAAATTTATGGAGAAGTTATCAGCTGGAACCGTTCAAATCGATACACGGGCCATTTTTGCCTTAATTACGTTATTCGTTGCTTTATCCGAATCGGTTGGTGCGGAAAACATTTTGGGAGCCTTTTTAGCTGGTGTTCTCGTTTCGCTTTTATCACCGAACCCGGATTTGGTGCATAAATTAGATTCTTTTGGCTACGGATTTTTAATTCCGATATTCTTCGTAATGGTCGGTGTTGAGTTAGACTTATGGTCAATGTTAAGTAACAAAAAAATGCTCATGTTGATTCCGTTACTTTTACTTGCGTTCTTTATTTCGAAATGGATTCCAGCCTTGATTTTAAGAAGATGGTATGATTGGAAAGTGGTTCACGCATCCGCCTTTTTATTAACTTCCACATTATCATTAGTCATCGCAGCGGCAAAAATTGCTGAGCGGATGGGAGTCATTACACCGGAAATGAGCGGAACGTTAATTTTAGTTGCGGTTATCGCATGTGTGATTACACCGATTATGTTTAAAAAATTGTTCCCACTTGAAGAGGAAGTGGAGACAAAAATCAAAGTGGCCATTGTTGGAGCGAACCAATTGACCATGCCGGTTTATCGCGAACTAAAATCGTCGTTATATGAACCGATGTTGTATCACACTAAACAAGATAAATCCGATCAAATCATCTCCGATTCATTATTTCATATTGAAGAAATTGATGATTACGAAATTGAAACGCTCCAAAAGGAAGGTATTTTTGAAGCCGATATTGTCGTCATTTCCACGGGTGACGAAGAACGAAACGCTACCCTTGCCGTAGCCGCTAAAGAACAAGGTGTCGAACGTGTCATTGCCCGCATTGAAAGCCCAGATTTAGAAGAGTCATTGCGTGAGCAGGACGTCGAAGTATTCTCTGTCTTTTTATCAACGAAAGCGTTATTACGTGCCCTTATTGAATCACCAAGTGTAATCAATATTTTAACGAACCAAGAAACAAGCCTATATGAAATAAATATGCGAAATCATTTGTTTGAAGGCATGACGTTACGAAAATTCCCGTTTACGGGCGATGTCATCTTTGTCCGCATTTTCCGTGGGAAAGATTCCATTGTTCCGCACGGAGATACGGAACTTCATATGGGCGATCGACTCATTGTAACAGGATCGAAAGAATATGTCGATGAACTGAAGCGCGAGCTCGAATTTTGTGAGAAATGTTAGTATTGAAAGAGGTCTCTCCGTTACAGGGAGAGGCCTTTTTCTTTGTAAATGAACATATCCTACTTGGATTTCCGGATAAAACCAATTGATTTTCGTTCTTCTCTTTTCAAATCCCCTAATTTCGGTTAAAATTATGACTAGGTACTAATAACAGATGAAAATAGGAGGAGTTTTATGACCCTATCGTTAAAAGGAAAAACGTTTGTTGTTATGGGTGTAGCGAATAAACGTAGTATTGCTTGGGGGATTGCCCGATCCTTACATAATGCTGGAGCACGATTAATTTTTACGTATGCAGGTGAACGTCTCGAAAAAAGTGTTCGTGACTTAGTTGAAACGTTAGAAGGAAACGACTCACTTGTATTACCATGCGATGTAACGAATGATGAAGAAATTGCAGCATGCTTTGCCACCATCAAAGAACACGTAGGAAAAATTGATGGAATTGCTCATTGTATTGCGTTTGCGAATAAGGAAGAACTGCAAGGCGAGTATATGAATACAACAAGAGAAGGTTTCTTATTAGCTCATAATATTAGCTCGTACTCTTTAACGGCTGTTGCTAAAGCAGCGAAGGAGTTAATGTCAGAAGGCGGAAGCATCGTGACATTAACTTACCTTGGCGGTGAGCGTGTCGTAACGAACTACAATGTTATGGGTGTAGCGAAAGCTTCTTTAGAGGCAAGTGTTAAATATTTAGCCAACGATTTAGGAAAATACGGTATTCGTGTTAATGCGATTTCAGCTGGACCGATTCGTACGTTAAGTGCGAAAGGGGTAAGTGATTTCAATAGCATTTTAAAAGAAATTGAAGAGCGTGCTCCGCTTCGTCGTACAACTACGCAAGAAGAAGTTGGCGATACAGCGTTATTCTTATTCAGTAATTTATCTCGTGGAATTACAGGGGAAACGATTCACGTAGACTCTGGTTACCATATTTTAGCACGGTAAAACAAAGGCTGACTCGAATATAAAAAAACGAGTCAGCCTTTGTTATTTCAAGGAGGTAGGTCATGACTATGACAGTATCAATAAATTATCAATCATCAATCAATATTTTGTAAAGTTATTTTTAAAATTTGCTCCTCCATACACGAAATAAATATTTATGAAACGTCCGCTTTATCCTTGCATACATTTAGATGAGGGAATTTTATTTGGAGGTGACATAATGGGAAAAGAATCAAATGAGCCAAAAAAACCGCTACTTTATATTCAGCAACCATCTTTACAATTAGTAAAACCAAAAATGCAAGATATGTTTAAAACAAGAGCCAATGAAAAATCGGTAAAAGAATCAAAAAAAAAGCAGAAAAAACAAGCAGAACAAACTAAGGAAGTCAGCTCATTAGTCGGTACTCTTGATGAGCCGAAGGAAAAAAAAGATGAAAACGAACAAGTAGAACAACCAAGAGAGGATCGGTTTGGACTTTACAGGGTTCGTGATGTCAAACCGTTCAAAGAGCTATCAGTTGTAGAAAAAATCGACTATTTATCTCGTTTTCCGAGCTTAATTGCTCCATTGCCATGCGAATTTGTAACAAAAAATGGTTCCGTTAAAGGGATTCTCTATCGTCGAAATAACGATCAAATAATCATTCGTATGTTCAACGGGGAAACGAAAGACATCCCGCTGTCTCAAATAAAAAATATCCATATGATTGGGCAAAGAAATTAACCAGCCGATACATTTTGTTTGGCTGGTTTCCTTCCGTTATTCGTAATTGTCCATAAACACAACGGCCACGCAAGGAATCGTACAAAAAGCAACGTCGATCAACAGTAATTTTATTTTTATGAAATCAACTACATTAGATTCTTTATCAAGATTAATGCATCATTCATCATTCTCAGTTACTAATTCACCTACCTTATGACTTTTAGTGAGTGAGCTAATACACGAAGTAGAGCACAATAGAAAGGGGCGCAATTATGCATGTTTCCTGGTTGTTCCTATTTATATTAAGTTTTGCAGTGTTTCGTATGACTCGGCTCCTCGTTTTTGACCGTATAACTGAATTTATCCGAGCCCCTTTTTTTGAAAAAATAAAAGAGAGAGATGAAAACGGGGAATGGGAAACGTATCTTGTGCCGAAAAAAGGGGGGATTCGTGGATTTATCGGTGAATTGCTAAGTTGCTATTGGTGTATGGGAATTTGGGTGACGGGCTTTGTTCTTGCTGCCTATTGGTGGTATCCAACCATATCGTTTCCGTTCATTCTTCTTTTTTGTATTGCTGGCTTAGCCGCTCTTATTGAGTCTGTATTGCAACATTGGTTCAATTAGGTCATGCATAAAGAACAATATCTGTATGTGTGCAACATATAGTAGAAAAGAGCATTCTTTTACAAGAGAGAGGAGAAAGGTAATGATACAAAAACCGGTTAAAGTACAGAAAAATAGTACCATCGTTAAACATCCGAAAACAAAAAAAGGTGGATGTGGCTGCGGAAAAAAGAAAAAAACATACCGTAGCTTCTTTCGATATTAAACTCGGCTCATGCCGGGTTTTTTCGTGTGATAAAACATAAAATCTGAATTTCGGAAAAAACTAATGATAACGAAAAAAACATAAGGAGAATGGTGATGAAGAAACAATGGATTGTTAGTACATTTACGTTGGTTCTTTTTCTTTTCGGATGTGCAGGGGGAAATGATGAAATAAAGGATAGCCAGCTTTCTTTACTGAAAACCACGAATCCCCCTCCGTTAGAACTAAATAAGGAGAAGGAAACGGTCGCTTCTCAAGTCAAAAAAGAAGTGCAACAGATGAAAGAACTATACGATGTGGCCGTCATTGTAGGTGAAGAGGATATTTTAGTGGCTTATAAAGTGAAGCATCTTTATCGTATTCGTATGAAAAAAATTGAAAAGAATCTCAAAAAAACGTTAGAGAAGAAATTTCCAGGTGAAAACTTTTCTGTCTCCAGTGATTACAAAGTTTTTCTTGAAGCTGTTCGATTAAAAGAAAAACTAGATGAAGGAAAAATAAGTAAAAAAGAAGCGAATAAAAAATTAAAAAAGTTAATTAAATTGAAGGATAAACAAACATAGGAGGTCTCTGGAATGAAAAACCAACAACAAGTTCAACAAGAGTATCAGCAGTTAGAAAAGCAATTAGAGATAAAACGTCCACTGTTAAAAAATTGCATTAAAGCTTTCTTTGTTGGAGGGACGATTTGTCTCATTGGACAGGCCGTTACATATTTTTATGTTTATTTCTTTAATTTTACGGAACAATCGGCTGGGAACCCAACCGTGGCAACAATGGTATTTTTCTCTATGTTGTTGACGGGATTCGGTATATATGACCGTATTGGCCAATTTAGTGGGGCTGGAAGTGCGGTACCGGTTACAGGCTTTGGTAATGCAGTTATTTCAGCGGCGATCGAACATCGGACGGAAGGATTTGTCCTAGGTGTTGGCGGGAATATGTTTAAGCTTGCTGGCTCGGTCATTTTATTCGGTGTATTTTCCGCGTTTGTTATAGCCATTATCAAAACGATCCTCATTAAATGGGGGGTTATTTAATGAAAAAAGGAAATGGTAGTTGGGTATTTCCTAATCAGCCGACCATCCTTACGACAGGGGTAGTGGGGGGACCTTTTGAAAAAAACGGGTTACTAAAAGATGACTTTGATTTTTTTTACAACGATTTATGGATGGGACAAAAATCGTACGAAAATGCGCATCGAGTGCTGATTGAAGATGCTGTTCAAACCGCGTTACAAAAGAAAAAGATATCCCCCCAACAAGTGCAATTTTTTCTATCTGGGGATTTAATCAATCAAATCACTCCTTCGAGTTTTGCTGCTCGTTCGATCGGTATCCCGTATATTGGCCTTTTCGGAGCATGTTCCACGTCAATGGAAGGATTAGCGTTATCTGCGATGATTATAAATGGTGGTGGTGCAGATTACGTCGTAACTGGGGCAGCAAGCCATAATGCAGCAGTAGAAAAGCAGTTTCGATACCCAACAGAATACGGCAGTCAAAAACCTCCAACCGCACAATGGACGGTCACTGGAGCAGGATATGCGCTCATCGGGACAAGAGAGCAGGAGGTGAATCCTGCTCCACGAATTATATCAGCCACCATTGGAAAAGTGTTAGATTTAGGATTGAAAGACCCGTTTAATATGGGGGGAGCTATGGCGCCTGCTGCTGTGGAAACCATCACCCAACATCTGGAAGATTTAAACATTGAACCATCCTATTATGACCTCATTGTCACAGGAGATTTAGGAACAATTGGTCGTAATGTGGCATTAGAGTTATTTGATCAAAGAAAAATCGCCATCGATAAATCGATGTTCCAAGATTGTGGACTCATGATTTATAGAGACGGCCAACCGGTGCAAGCTGGGGGAAGTGGTGCCGGCTGTTCTGCAACAGTCTTGTACGGACACTTATTGAACCAAATGAAGGAAGGAACGTATAAGCGAATATTAGTAGTTGCTACAGGAGCTTTATTAAGTCCATTAACGTTTCAACAAAATGAATCCATTCCATGCATCGCGCATGCGGTGGCTATCGAATGGATATAAAGGAGGGTGATTCGAAATATGCTGGCCATGTTTTTTTGGGCGTTTGTCGTTGGTGGACTTATTTGTGTCATCGGCCAACTGTTGTTTGATGTAGTAAAGTTTACACCAGGGCATACGCTAAGTACATTAGTTGTTATTGGCGCAATTTTAGAAGGATTCGGTTTGTATGAACCATTAATTGATTTTGCTGGTGCAGGAGCCACTATTCCGATTACGAGTTTTGGTAATGCGCTTGTTCACGGAGCAATGCAAGAGGCGGAAAAACACGGTCTTGTCGGTGTATTAACCGGAATGTTTGAAGTGACAAGTTCTGGTATTTCAGCAGCCATTATTTTTGCGTTTATCGGTGCGCTTATATTTAAGCCAAAAGGTTAAAAACAGCTTTCATGAGCTGTTTTTTTTATTTTTTTAAAGTAAAGGTATTTGTTTGCAAGGAAGAAAACGCGGGGAGTTAGGATGGTGCCTATACCGTTTGTAGAGAAATGACATATGTTAATAGTGAGCTTAACAAAAAGTGAGGTGACTGTTCATGTTTGGTTACGGTGGTTACGGCGGTTACGGCTGTGGTTGTGGATACGGCGGATACGGCGGATACGGCGGAGGATCAACATTCGTGTTAATCGTTGTATTATTCATCTTGTTAATTATTGTAGGCGCAAGCTTCTGCTAATGGATTGAGGGTGAAGGATGGGATCTCGTATGGTTGATTCCATCCATTTTGTTTTTTTTATCACCAATGAGGATGTCGTATCATACGTTAACAGTAGATAAAAGGGAGGGCGGAATGAACAAATGGATAATCAATTTTTTAAGAACATCGAGAAAAAAACCGGTGTCAATATGAAAGACGTATTTGAATTAGCGAATTCGCTGCAAAATGCGAATTTTAATGATGAGAAAACGATACGTGGAGTCATTAAGCGAGTTTCTCAAATTGCGAATAAACCTGTGTCGAAAGAGTTAGAAGATAAAATTGTGCAATCAATTATTAAAGATGGCAAAAAAATAGACTTTGGTACGATTTCCAATATGATCAACAAAAATAACAAATGAGACTTGTCATCAGACAAGTCTTTCTTTTTACGGTCATTAAATGAGAGTAACTAACGTATGAATATGGTAAATACAAGAAAAAAGGAGTGGTCGGATGGGTTATCTCTTACCCCTTTCTTCATTTGAACGGGAACAATTTCATCACCGGATGATTAATGAACAAAAGGAGCTGTATCGGTTAACGGCCACGTATAAATCAATGTTTCAACCGATCGATTCACGATTTCAGCGAAAGGATGTCCCTTTTTCCAAGAAAGAAAAGAAACCCTCCTTTTTCCGCAACCAGTCTGCAGCTTCTCATTCCACCAATGAACAGCTCATTGCAGACATAACCGGGAAAGGACGGCTATTTAATGAAAGAATTTAAAGAAAGCATACTTATTTAGACGAATATCCTTGTATAATCATGGCTTTCCCTTCTTCATACTCGGCGTACAACACCTCGCGAATGGTTGAAAATCCCTCTTTTTTTACTTTTGATTCTAGCCACTGTTGATCTTTTCCAACAAGCTCTAAGTTACGATGAATGATTTCTCCATCCATAATTAAGGCAACAGGTAAGGAAGGGGCGGATAAAGAGAGATCCAAATCCTTCTTTGTTACCGATTCATATTCGGGTTTTTTTAAGGTGCTGATCGTCCCATCTGTTTCCAAAAGAGCATATTCGCATTCCCGAATAGAAAAGATGCCTTTCGATCGAAGGAGATGTTGAAGTTGATTTAAATCTAAATGATTTTTTTTCAATTCTTCATAAATAATTTTCCCTTTTCTTATCACAATGGACGGTGTGCCTTCTAGTACATTCCGCAATTTTCTTGATTTTTGCGTGGCGATTTCTGTAAAAAATATTAACAACCCCCATAATCCGATCGCAAATAATATGTGATGAATATAAACATTTTGATCGAATAACGCATTCCCTACGAACTCACCGAGGATGAGGGCCGAGATAAAATCAAACGCTGTAATTTGGGTAATTTGTGTTTTTCCTAAAAATTTCGTTAAAAACAATAAAGCGAAGTAACCAATAATAAGCTCAATTGTAATTTGTATATACATAAAACGATTCTCCCTCTATATAAATACATTTTCATTGTAGACGGTTTCAAACGTTATCATACATACAAATAAAAAAACGCTTATTCTTTGCCCAAGGAGCAAAGAATAAGCGTTTATAACATTTTTTCCATTGTTTGATGAGGGATGCCAGCGTCCATAAATTCATCAGAAATCACTTTGTAATGGAGCCGTTCGTAAAAAGGAATCGCGTGTGTTTGCGCATTTAACACCACTTTGGATAATTGCTTTCGTCTAGCTTCTTCTTCAATCGCTTTCATAATAAGTTTTCCTGCCCCTTTGTTTCGATAAGCAGGGAGTACACAAATTCGTTCGATTTTTCCTTTCCCATTGAGAATCCTCAAACGTCCCGCGCCTACTGGTTCTTTTCCATCGTATAATACGAAATGGGTTGCTGAATTTTCGTGTTCATCGATTTCTTCTTCAGGAGGAACGTTTTGTTCTTTGACAAATACTTCATGTCGAACAAAAAAAGCATCTTCTAATTGCTCAGGTGTGTCAACGACCTTAACTTCCATGAACCATTATTCCTTTCCTAATCTAAATGTTTCATAAACTGTCCATGAACCATTTTCTAACTGATACAACAAATGGAAACGGTCGATGGTTTCCTCATGTGTAACGTCCAGCATGCGTAGTGAACTGTATACGTCGGCTAATTCCCCATTTGACAGCTTTTGTCCAATTGTAATATGAGGGACAAACATGTATTCAGGTTCCCCGCCTAATTCTCCGGAGTGTAAATCATTATGCAGATTTTTTAACGTTTCCGTGCACTCCACCTTTAAATAAATCACGTTATTTACTGGTTGAAAGGAACTAATTTTGGTTACTTTTAACGGGAAAGGATCATATTTTTTGGCAATTTGATGCAGGGTATCGGCGATTTTTTTTATTTCGTCTTCATCTGCTTCAAACGGGTATTTTAATGTAAGGTGCGGAGGAATCAATGCGTAATGAGGGTCATAACGTTTTCGATAAGAGTTGGCTAAATCTTGGAGCTTCTTTGAAGGGAAGATGGCAATTCCGTACTTCATATGTGTAACCTCCTTATTGGAAATATTTCCAATTGATTAATAATAAATGATGTATATTATTATATCAAATTTTCCGAAATTTTAGTATAGGAAAAGAGAAGGGGTTTCCCTTCTCAATAACCTACTCGTTAAACAAACTTTCGATCAACATACGTTATATTTTATCCAAACATATGGGTAAGTGCCCGTTTTAAATCTGGCTGCCAATATTTCCACGTATGGTCCCCGTCAAATTCTTCATAAAAATGTGAGAAGCCTTTCTCGTTAAACAATTGATGTAGTTGACGGTTTGGTTCTAAGAAATCTTTCACTTGCCCATCTGTCGTTTCAACTGCAGTTTCATTTTTACCAATAATTTGATAGACCGATAATAGTTGTAATTGTTGATGATTTTTTACGGCGTCTAGAACGTGTTCATCGACATAAGGGGATTGGAGAATGGCTTTTCCAAATGTGTGTGGATATTTTAGAGCGGTCATTAATGAAACCGTAGCTCCTAAAGAATCCCCAATGAGCGCTCGTCCCATTCCCATTTGATACGTCGGAAACTCATCGTCTAAAAACGGCACAAGTTCGTGTGCAAGAAAGCGGATGTATGCTTCATTTTGCTCACCTTCTGGATGATATTTCGCCCGGCGATCTTGAACATTCTTATATGGAATTCCAACAATAATTAAATTATCAATTTCCCGGTGATGAAGAAGCTCGTCGACTACGCGTGCAATTCTTCCTAGTTGGAAATAGTCTTTTCCATCTTGAGCAATGAGAAGAGAGTATTTATATAAGGGAGAAAACGTTGCCGGCAAATATACCCAAAGCTGAAGATCTTCATTTAAGGATGTACTATGAAACGTCATTTCTTTAATTTGACCTTTTGGAACTGTCATGCTGATTCCCCCAATTGAATTAGTTAAGCGATTACATTGTACCATAACTTAAGGAAAATTCCCAAAACAGTAATAGAAAGCGTTCCGTGTTATAATGAATAGTAGCTGACAGCTAGGGAGGGAGAAAAATGACACAAAAACGAATTCATTCCGATGAAGTAACAAAAGCGGCACGGCAACGATTACTAGATCGTGGTGTCACGATTGAAGCGATCGCTGAAATTGTCTATGAAATGCAATATCCATACAACCCACAATTAACAATGGAAGAATGTATCGAAAGTGTGGAAAAAGTTTTGTTAAAACGAGAAATTCAACATGCGATTTTAGTCGGTGTTGAACTTGATATGCTAGCAGAACAAAAAAAGCTATCTGAGCCTTTACAAACCATTGTAGAAACGGACGAAGGGCTGTTTGGTGTCGATGAAACGATCGCGTTAGGTGCGGCCCTTGGTTATGGAAGTATTGCTGTTACGACATTTGGGCATTTAGACAAGAATAAAGTTGGAATTATTCGGGACTTAGATACGAAGAAAGGAAAAGGGGTACATACCTTTTTAGACGATATTGTCGGAAGTATTGCGGCTAATGCAGCATCGCGTTTAGCTCACCGTTCCCGTGACCTCGAAGAAGGGCTTAGTCGCGAATTAAATGATGAAGAATTAATTGGATGAAGACCCTTAAACGAGGGTCTTTTAATGTTAGTTATTGTAAGCGTTTGTATACATTTTTTATGCAAAAACTTTGGGAGGGATTTGCCGAATCTAGTAGATTCATATTTTTTAAAAGCATCAACAAATTCTTTCATGCCGAAAAATAATGTCACAAATAATAATAAAAATTTGACAATTGTGTCATAGGTTATGTTAAAATATGATACAGCAATCTGTAATTTTATAAAAGGGGGAATAGAATATGAAGAAGCGTAGCTTTTTTCTTTTCACTGCGTTGATCGTTGCCCTGTCCATGGTGCTTGGAGCATGTGGTACTAACGACGATTCTTCCAATGGTGGAGACGTAGACTTCATTAGTATCGTAACAGGGGGTACGGGTGGTACATATTATCCGTTAGGCGGTATTTTTGCAAAGCTTATTTCAGATGAAACGGACATTGAAGCAAACGCTGTTACTTCCGGTGCTTCTGCTGAAAACATGGCTACGTTAAAAGCAGGCGATGCAGAAATCGCTTTCACACAATCGGACATTGCCACATATGCGGTTGAAGGAAAATTAATGTTTGAAGGAAATAAAGTAGAAAACGTAAAAGCTATCGGTACGCTTTATCCAGAAACGATTCAAATTGTAACAACAAAAAAATCTGGTATTAAGTCTGTGGAAG
This window of the Bacillus sp. (in: firmicutes) genome carries:
- a CDS encoding DUF421 domain-containing protein, which gives rise to MYIQITIELIIGYFALLFLTKFLGKTQITQITAFDFISALILGEFVGNALFDQNVYIHHILFAIGLWGLLIFFTEIATQKSRKLRNVLEGTPSIVIRKGKIIYEELKKNHLDLNQLQHLLRSKGIFSIRECEYALLETDGTISTLKKPEYESVTKKDLDLSLSAPSLPVALIMDGEIIHRNLELVGKDQQWLESKVKKEGFSTIREVLYAEYEEGKAMIIQGYSSK
- the spoVAD gene encoding stage V sporulation protein AD, with protein sequence MKKGNGSWVFPNQPTILTTGVVGGPFEKNGLLKDDFDFFYNDLWMGQKSYENAHRVLIEDAVQTALQKKKISPQQVQFFLSGDLINQITPSSFAARSIGIPYIGLFGACSTSMEGLALSAMIINGGGADYVVTGAASHNAAVEKQFRYPTEYGSQKPPTAQWTVTGAGYALIGTREQEVNPAPRIISATIGKVLDLGLKDPFNMGGAMAPAAVETITQHLEDLNIEPSYYDLIVTGDLGTIGRNVALELFDQRKIAIDKSMFQDCGLMIYRDGQPVQAGGSGAGCSATVLYGHLLNQMKEGTYKRILVVATGALLSPLTFQQNESIPCIAHAVAIEWI
- a CDS encoding phosphatidylglycerophosphatase A, with the protein product MTQKRIHSDEVTKAARQRLLDRGVTIEAIAEIVYEMQYPYNPQLTMEECIESVEKVLLKREIQHAILVGVELDMLAEQKKLSEPLQTIVETDEGLFGVDETIALGAALGYGSIAVTTFGHLDKNKVGIIRDLDTKKGKGVHTFLDDIVGSIAANAASRLAHRSRDLEEGLSRELNDEELIG
- a CDS encoding esterase family protein encodes the protein MTVPKGQIKEMTFHSTSLNEDLQLWVYLPATFSPLYKYSLLIAQDGKDYFQLGRIARVVDELLHHREIDNLIIVGIPYKNVQDRRAKYHPEGEQNEAYIRFLAHELVPFLDDEFPTYQMGMGRALIGDSLGATVSLMTALKYPHTFGKAILQSPYVDEHVLDAVKNHQQLQLLSVYQIIGKNETAVETTDGQVKDFLEPNRQLHQLFNEKGFSHFYEEFDGDHTWKYWQPDLKRALTHMFG
- a CDS encoding GNAT family N-acetyltransferase, giving the protein MEVKVVDTPEQLEDAFFVRHEVFVKEQNVPPEEEIDEHENSATHFVLYDGKEPVGAGRLRILNGKGKIERICVLPAYRNKGAGKLIMKAIEEEARRKQLSKVVLNAQTHAIPFYERLHYKVISDEFMDAGIPHQTMEKML
- the spoVAC gene encoding stage V sporulation protein AC; the encoded protein is MKNQQQVQQEYQQLEKQLEIKRPLLKNCIKAFFVGGTICLIGQAVTYFYVYFFNFTEQSAGNPTVATMVFFSMLLTGFGIYDRIGQFSGAGSAVPVTGFGNAVISAAIEHRTEGFVLGVGGNMFKLAGSVILFGVFSAFVIAIIKTILIKWGVI
- a CDS encoding YhcN/YlaJ family sporulation lipoprotein, encoding MKKQWIVSTFTLVLFLFGCAGGNDEIKDSQLSLLKTTNPPPLELNKEKETVASQVKKEVQQMKELYDVAVIVGEEDILVAYKVKHLYRIRMKKIEKNLKKTLEKKFPGENFSVSSDYKVFLEAVRLKEKLDEGKISKKEANKKLKKLIKLKDKQT
- the spoVAE gene encoding stage V sporulation protein AE, with the translated sequence MLAMFFWAFVVGGLICVIGQLLFDVVKFTPGHTLSTLVVIGAILEGFGLYEPLIDFAGAGATIPITSFGNALVHGAMQEAEKHGLVGVLTGMFEVTSSGISAAIIFAFIGALIFKPKG
- a CDS encoding monovalent cation:proton antiporter family protein produces the protein MEQHASVTSLVIVILVAFITPILLHRLKLNAIPVVIAEIIMGLFIGKSGFDLVEPDMWLETLSTLGFIFLMFLSGLEIDFSAFSNGKKREKLPNGKEEPNRFLVSMIVFIGIFLVSLALSYVFVLLGLIDNVLLMTIIISTISLGVVVPTLKEAHIMKSPIGQTILLIAVIADLVTMILLALFVSLNDTGHGNMFLLLLLFGACVFFYIFAKRFRNKKFMEKLSAGTVQIDTRAIFALITLFVALSESVGAENILGAFLAGVLVSLLSPNPDLVHKLDSFGYGFLIPIFFVMVGVELDLWSMLSNKKMLMLIPLLLLAFFISKWIPALILRRWYDWKVVHASAFLLTSTLSLVIAAAKIAERMGVITPEMSGTLILVAVIACVITPIMFKKLFPLEEEVETKIKVAIVGANQLTMPVYRELKSSLYEPMLYHTKQDKSDQIISDSLFHIEEIDDYEIETLQKEGIFEADIVVISTGDEERNATLAVAAKEQGVERVIARIESPDLEESLREQDVEVFSVFLSTKALLRALIESPSVINILTNQETSLYEINMRNHLFEGMTLRKFPFTGDVIFVRIFRGKDSIVPHGDTELHMGDRLIVTGSKEYVDELKRELEFCEKC
- the fabI gene encoding enoyl-ACP reductase FabI; amino-acid sequence: MTLSLKGKTFVVMGVANKRSIAWGIARSLHNAGARLIFTYAGERLEKSVRDLVETLEGNDSLVLPCDVTNDEEIAACFATIKEHVGKIDGIAHCIAFANKEELQGEYMNTTREGFLLAHNISSYSLTAVAKAAKELMSEGGSIVTLTYLGGERVVTNYNVMGVAKASLEASVKYLANDLGKYGIRVNAISAGPIRTLSAKGVSDFNSILKEIEERAPLRRTTTQEEVGDTALFLFSNLSRGITGETIHVDSGYHILAR
- a CDS encoding stage VI sporulation protein F → MDNQFFKNIEKKTGVNMKDVFELANSLQNANFNDEKTIRGVIKRVSQIANKPVSKELEDKIVQSIIKDGKKIDFGTISNMINKNNK
- a CDS encoding YjcZ family sporulation protein, whose product is MFGYGGYGGYGCGCGYGGYGGYGGGSTFVLIVVLFILLIIVGASFC
- a CDS encoding DUF1360 domain-containing protein, whose protein sequence is MHVSWLFLFILSFAVFRMTRLLVFDRITEFIRAPFFEKIKERDENGEWETYLVPKKGGIRGFIGELLSCYWCMGIWVTGFVLAAYWWYPTISFPFILLFCIAGLAALIESVLQHWFN
- a CDS encoding 2'-5' RNA ligase family protein — translated: MKYGIAIFPSKKLQDLANSYRKRYDPHYALIPPHLTLKYPFEADEDEIKKIADTLHQIAKKYDPFPLKVTKISSFQPVNNVIYLKVECTETLKNLHNDLHSGELGGEPEYMFVPHITIGQKLSNGELADVYSSLRMLDVTHEETIDRFHLLYQLENGSWTVYETFRLGKE